The following proteins are co-located in the Dehalococcoidia bacterium genome:
- a CDS encoding cation:proton antiporter: MEDIALVKDFAVIMVTAGAVTLLFRKLNQPLIIGYLIGGILLGPYSLSFPGVGDPNTIRLLADLGLVLILFALGLEFGWGKIRQMGIAVMFIAVVESLTMICIGYGLGRLLGWGSKESLFLGAALVVTSTAIIGKTMKDAGESNRSFSPVVIGVSVVEDFIAVILIAVLAGMATTGTADLSDIGSLVFRLLIFLIVSLKLGPFIVRRIINYTHQFQSEEVLLIVSLGLCFGMAVIGDTLGLSAAAGAFIMGALIGDTQHSPAITKAVTPIKDMFAAIFFITIGMLVNIRDIKDFIIPTIAVFMVFVLGKILINTLATLMVGYKLKTSLEVGMRQPVMGELSLATAKVGADSGVVIAPLYPVIALVTGLTSFTGPYIAHSVTHVADFVDRKSPRLLRTYGYWVNEWGHILHVALTPRDELAQTLRHSVKIILTHLLVVALIIGTGSLTLQFIDTLSFLKNVRLDIIGICYTLFLLAVCMPSFVIIWRNTRIIVDESTKYILRRRRSPKGWRYETLHVVIRDTMLLALSIFIILWFVPLISDLLAIGSYALAIPVLFLAFLLFLTVRSVRNIHRKLAKMLSLARLENHSPAPPDPNTFEIPPEDDQMVDS; this comes from the coding sequence ATGGAAGATATTGCCCTGGTCAAAGACTTTGCTGTTATCATGGTGACTGCCGGTGCAGTGACACTGCTGTTCCGCAAGTTGAACCAACCGCTCATAATCGGCTATCTCATAGGAGGAATCCTCCTCGGTCCCTATAGCCTCTCCTTCCCCGGCGTGGGTGATCCAAACACGATCAGGCTGCTTGCGGATTTGGGACTGGTGCTCATTCTCTTCGCCCTAGGCCTCGAATTCGGTTGGGGCAAGATTCGACAAATGGGCATCGCAGTGATGTTTATCGCAGTAGTAGAAAGCCTCACCATGATCTGTATTGGGTACGGACTGGGGAGGTTGCTAGGGTGGGGGAGCAAAGAAAGTCTTTTCCTTGGAGCAGCCCTCGTAGTCACCAGCACTGCCATCATCGGGAAGACGATGAAAGATGCCGGGGAGTCAAACCGCTCCTTCTCGCCAGTTGTCATAGGCGTCAGTGTGGTGGAAGATTTCATCGCGGTAATACTCATCGCCGTCCTCGCCGGTATGGCAACAACCGGCACTGCCGATCTGAGTGACATCGGTTCACTGGTTTTTCGACTATTGATTTTCCTTATCGTTTCTCTCAAACTTGGCCCATTCATCGTTCGCCGGATTATCAACTACACCCATCAATTTCAGTCCGAAGAAGTACTCCTCATCGTCAGTTTGGGCCTCTGCTTCGGGATGGCTGTAATTGGCGATACCCTGGGGCTATCCGCAGCCGCTGGTGCGTTCATTATGGGAGCTCTCATTGGCGATACGCAACACTCTCCAGCCATCACCAAAGCGGTAACGCCTATTAAGGATATGTTCGCGGCCATCTTCTTTATCACCATCGGCATGTTGGTTAACATCCGGGATATCAAGGATTTCATCATCCCGACGATCGCCGTTTTTATGGTTTTCGTGTTGGGGAAAATACTGATCAATACGCTGGCGACTCTCATGGTCGGCTACAAGTTGAAGACCTCCCTCGAGGTAGGAATGCGCCAACCGGTGATGGGGGAGCTGTCTCTGGCTACAGCCAAAGTGGGGGCAGACAGTGGAGTTGTTATCGCTCCTCTTTATCCGGTTATCGCTCTGGTAACAGGATTGACTTCATTTACTGGCCCTTATATTGCGCACTCAGTGACGCATGTGGCGGATTTTGTCGATCGAAAATCACCGCGCCTATTACGGACCTATGGATATTGGGTCAATGAATGGGGTCATATACTCCATGTTGCGTTGACACCCAGAGATGAGTTGGCCCAAACACTACGTCATAGCGTCAAGATTATCTTGACTCACCTCCTCGTGGTGGCACTCATTATCGGCACGGGGAGTCTCACACTTCAATTCATCGATACCCTGAGCTTCCTCAAGAATGTACGGTTGGATATTATTGGCATTTGTTACACTCTATTCTTGCTCGCCGTGTGTATGCCCTCTTTTGTTATCATATGGCGAAACACCCGAATCATCGTGGATGAGAGCACAAAGTACATCCTCAGGAGGAGGAGATCGCCCAAGGGGTGGCGATATGAGACGCTACACGTGGTTATTCGGGATACCATGCTGCTTGCTCTGTCGATATTCATTATCTTGTGGTTTGTCCCTCTCATTTCCGATCTCCTTGCCATTGGATCGTATGCCCTGGCCATACCCGTTCTGTTCTTAGCCTTTCTCCTATTCTTGACGGTACGATCGGTCAGGAACATTCACCGCAAGCTGGCGAAAATGCTCAGTTTGGCTCGTCTTGAGAACCATTCTCCCGCACCGCCAGACCCTAACACATTCGAGATTCCACCAGAGGATGATCAGATGGTTGACTCATAG